In Gracilimonas sp., a single window of DNA contains:
- a CDS encoding SAM-dependent methyltransferase, which translates to MAGTLYLIPTTLGNTPDNNTLPEHTLTILRSLDVLMVENIRSATSFLQWAGDTVPEYEIEFYHLNKNTPDQEIHSFLKPIKKGKNAGILSEAGAPAVADPGAKLVKMAHQNGIKVIPLVGPSSILLALMASGFNGQNFAFHGYLPMDQNKRKSMITQLEGESRRHDRTQIFMEAPYRNNELLKDILSTCSSTTRVCTATDITLPSEEIISKYVSEWASDKLPDLHKRPTIFMIYGK; encoded by the coding sequence ATGGCTGGTACTTTATACCTCATCCCCACCACACTGGGCAACACTCCTGATAATAACACCCTCCCCGAACATACCTTAACTATTCTTCGGTCGCTGGATGTATTAATGGTCGAAAACATCCGGAGTGCCACTTCTTTTTTGCAATGGGCCGGCGATACGGTTCCGGAGTACGAAATTGAGTTTTACCATCTCAATAAAAATACCCCTGACCAAGAAATTCATTCCTTTTTAAAGCCAATCAAAAAAGGCAAAAATGCGGGTATTCTTTCTGAAGCCGGTGCACCTGCAGTAGCAGATCCGGGAGCAAAATTGGTTAAAATGGCTCATCAGAATGGTATAAAAGTAATTCCTTTAGTAGGGCCTTCTTCTATTTTACTGGCTTTAATGGCTTCCGGATTTAACGGACAAAACTTTGCTTTTCACGGATATTTGCCCATGGATCAAAACAAACGAAAATCCATGATCACTCAACTTGAAGGAGAATCCCGCCGGCATGACCGAACCCAAATCTTTATGGAAGCTCCCTATCGAAATAATGAACTCTTAAAAGATATACTTTCCACCTGTTCATCAACAACAAGAGTTTGTACAGCTACCGATATTACCTTGCCCTCCGAAGAAATCATTTCTAAATATGTTTCAGAATGGGCATCAGATAAACTTCCGGATCTCCACAAACGCCCCACCATTTTTATGATTTACGGGAAATAA